A window of the Sphingobium sp. CAP-1 genome harbors these coding sequences:
- a CDS encoding class II aldolase/adducin family protein — MAPISSVILKDDRFRNAGISEAEWKVRVDLAAFYRLSALYGWDDFIYTHISARVPGPEHHFLINPFGLMFDEITASSLVKVDLDGNVIGDSDYGINYAGYVIHSAIHGARDDAHYIAHFHSADGMAVSAHAEGLLPLNQRALALIPRLSYHDYEGVALNLDERERLVADLGDTKVMLLRNHGTLALGASPGEAFSGIYHLEEACKAQVRTLSVGRDRILIAPEEAQEEVRRQISRERQPVEGARSHYDLVWDAALRKAQRQSPGFDA, encoded by the coding sequence ATGGCCCCCATCAGCAGCGTAATCCTGAAAGACGATCGTTTCCGTAACGCCGGCATCAGCGAAGCGGAATGGAAGGTTCGCGTCGACCTTGCCGCTTTCTATCGCCTGTCCGCCCTCTATGGCTGGGACGATTTCATCTACACCCATATTTCGGCCCGCGTGCCGGGACCGGAGCATCATTTCCTCATCAATCCCTTCGGTCTGATGTTCGATGAGATCACGGCCTCCAGCCTGGTGAAGGTCGACCTTGACGGCAATGTCATCGGGGACAGCGACTATGGCATCAACTATGCCGGCTATGTGATCCACTCGGCGATCCATGGCGCACGCGACGACGCCCATTATATCGCCCATTTCCACAGCGCGGACGGCATGGCGGTATCCGCCCATGCCGAAGGGCTGCTGCCCCTGAACCAGCGTGCGCTCGCGCTGATCCCGCGCCTGTCCTATCATGATTATGAGGGCGTGGCGCTCAATCTGGACGAACGCGAACGGCTGGTCGCGGATCTGGGCGATACCAAGGTCATGCTGTTGCGCAACCATGGCACGCTGGCGCTGGGGGCGTCGCCGGGCGAGGCGTTCAGCGGCATTTATCATCTGGAGGAGGCCTGCAAGGCGCAGGTCCGCACGCTCAGCGTCGGTCGCGACAGGATACTGATCGCACCCGAAGAGGCGCAGGAGGAAGTGCGCCGCCAGATCAGCCGCGAGCGCCAGCCGGTGGAGGGCGCCAGATCCCATTACGACCTCGTCTGGGACGCCGCCCTGCGCAAGGCGCAGCGCCAGTCGCCCGGTTTCGACGCCTGA
- a CDS encoding peroxiredoxin-like family protein, whose translation MATLLTDTLKSRYAALQAERERTWPTAQLAANARQRAALVARFDPAAVVQPGDILPPRNFVEVDGGVLSLDGLTVDGPALLIFFRFAGCPACNIALPYYAETLHPALKARGIPLVALSPQQPDRLYDIKARHDLPFAVATDADNGFARSLGIAFEPDERPSPPPSGWIGEVTGTGHWELPQPAVLLIEPGRKVEWLRVSPDWLDRPEAEEILGWIDAGRL comes from the coding sequence ATGGCGACACTTCTCACCGACACGCTCAAGAGCCGCTACGCCGCGTTGCAGGCCGAACGGGAGCGGACCTGGCCGACCGCCCAACTGGCGGCCAATGCCCGGCAGCGGGCCGCGCTGGTGGCGCGCTTCGATCCGGCGGCGGTCGTGCAACCGGGCGACATCCTGCCGCCGCGCAATTTTGTCGAAGTCGATGGCGGCGTTCTCAGCCTTGATGGATTGACCGTCGATGGCCCCGCGCTGCTTATATTCTTTCGTTTCGCCGGCTGTCCCGCCTGCAATATCGCCTTGCCCTATTATGCCGAAACCCTGCATCCGGCGCTGAAGGCGCGTGGCATTCCGCTGGTAGCGCTCAGCCCCCAGCAGCCCGATCGGCTATACGACATCAAGGCGCGCCATGACCTGCCCTTTGCGGTGGCGACCGATGCCGACAATGGATTCGCCCGTTCGCTTGGCATTGCGTTCGAGCCTGACGAGCGGCCTTCGCCGCCGCCGTCCGGCTGGATCGGCGAAGTGACCGGCACCGGGCATTGGGAATTGCCGCAACCCGCCGTGCTGCTGATCGAACCGGGGCGGAAGGTCGAATGGCTCCGGGTCAGTCCCGACTGGCTCGACCGGCCGGAGGCGGAGGAGATATTGGGCTGGATCGACGCGGGGCGTTTGTGA
- a CDS encoding ABC transporter substrate-binding protein, translating to MGVSLLLSDRRTFLAGAAALGLAACGGTGKGGRTKLVLGDQVHLLQSKAEAAGALGNLAYDVEWANFVGAAPLLEALNAGAVDTAPAGDLPVVLAAAAGVPLKVIAGSLSSTRDIGIIVPPGSAIRRVADLAGHRVIVSSARGSISHYLLLEALKEAKLDRRKVDIGFMLPNDAAAAFAAGRIEAWATFGTYQIAAEARGARVLRDGQGINTGLNLIAASQSALDDPARRAALKDVLARFRTASQWAQAHPDAYVGVFAKATGVDPKLAALIVERQNPVLIAPDAAVIQPLQRVVDRFHADGELPVHVDVARIVDPGLFPA from the coding sequence ATGGGCGTATCGCTCTTGCTTTCTGATCGGCGCACCTTCCTGGCGGGCGCCGCTGCGCTCGGTCTTGCCGCCTGTGGCGGGACCGGGAAGGGCGGACGGACGAAGCTGGTGCTGGGCGATCAGGTCCATCTCCTCCAGTCCAAGGCGGAGGCGGCGGGTGCGCTCGGCAACCTTGCCTATGATGTCGAATGGGCCAATTTCGTCGGCGCCGCGCCACTGCTGGAGGCGTTGAACGCCGGGGCGGTCGACACCGCGCCGGCGGGCGACCTGCCGGTGGTGCTGGCGGCGGCGGCGGGCGTGCCGCTCAAGGTGATCGCCGGATCGCTATCGTCCACCCGCGACATCGGCATCATCGTGCCGCCCGGCTCCGCTATCCGCCGCGTCGCCGACCTCGCCGGCCATCGCGTGATCGTGTCGAGCGCGCGGGGCAGCATCTCCCATTATCTGCTGCTGGAAGCGCTCAAGGAAGCAAAGCTTGACCGGCGCAAGGTCGATATCGGCTTCATGCTGCCCAATGACGCCGCCGCCGCCTTCGCCGCCGGGCGGATCGAGGCATGGGCGACCTTCGGCACCTATCAGATCGCGGCGGAAGCGCGGGGCGCGCGGGTGCTGCGCGACGGGCAGGGGATCAACACCGGTCTCAACCTGATCGCCGCGTCGCAAAGCGCGCTGGACGATCCCGCGCGCCGCGCCGCGCTCAAGGATGTGCTGGCCCGCTTTCGCACCGCCAGCCAGTGGGCGCAGGCGCATCCCGACGCCTATGTCGGGGTTTTCGCCAAGGCAACCGGGGTCGATCCCAAACTGGCAGCGCTGATCGTGGAGCGGCAAAATCCGGTGCTGATCGCGCCCGACGCAGCCGTCATCCAGCCGCTCCAGCGCGTGGTCGACCGCTTCCATGCCGATGGCGAACTGCCTGTCCATGTCGATGTCGCCCGCATCGTCGATCCGGGCCTCTTCCCGGCATGA
- a CDS encoding TonB-dependent receptor plug domain-containing protein, which produces MNIITRYLVSTALASVSFAVSSASAQDGGTPDDAAADAGTIIVTGVRGAPRTIAQSPAPIDVVSADKLQATGAAEFGEALSKLLPSLNFGSTHAGVFSIGRPVTNRGLAPAYTLVLVNGKRRHNGAFLNNSTTDTSGANPVDVDLIPTSAIDRIEVLKDSAAAQYGTDAIAGVINIQLAEKEGLGGDFTYGTLYDANGKPDSWKGTIRYGTKIGGDGGFLTVSGDIRKRGGAWWNLPATDANIYGLPSGRTIDQVVASSGLTRAQVEANIAAANARNAQWSRDGAHNGDPQIKAFNLSYNAQLPVTDSATLYSFGTYGERDAQIGNNFRRPNSTANFTALFPDGYYPLNNIDETDFQFVGGLRGVLAGWDYDLSSSFGRNASRQFSKLSVRPSLGPDSPTYWPNLANFEFRQWTHNVDLTREFDIGFAKPLQVSIGGEYRLDRFRTFAGDPLAYQPATYSFQPGDQQYDWNVGRVASPVVQGAIVLSPADEADISRKVYAGYIDLGLYPTDAWYIGAALRAEHYSDGSGSPIGLKLNSRYEFSPALAIRGTVGTGFRAPSLTQIGYAQTDGRTSSFFNAETGQTELRPTVAKLVTADSTVGKLLGAKPLKAEKTWNAGLGLVFTPLPALSVTLDGYYIRIRDRIERTGRLFGTGISAILAANGLSDIEQAEYFINAADTETTGFDLVADYSTGLGDLGKLSVTFAFNYSKTKVTDVVATPSQLFGANGASLLGAGSVFFGGDKIGELEVLQPHTKLVSTLNWSKGIFGLSITNSRYGKYTQRTAAGDDRHFGAKIITDASISAKVTDFATLSVGATNLFDVRPETNGPGNPQTGQGYYGPSPFNPAGGYYYGRIALAF; this is translated from the coding sequence ATGAACATCATCACTCGTTACCTCGTATCCACGGCGCTTGCATCTGTCTCATTCGCTGTGTCATCGGCATCGGCGCAGGACGGCGGCACGCCCGATGACGCCGCCGCGGACGCCGGCACGATCATCGTCACCGGGGTCCGCGGCGCGCCGCGCACCATCGCGCAAAGCCCCGCGCCGATCGACGTGGTGAGCGCGGACAAGTTGCAGGCGACCGGCGCAGCCGAATTTGGCGAGGCATTGTCCAAACTGCTCCCCTCGCTCAATTTCGGATCGACCCATGCCGGCGTCTTTTCGATCGGCCGGCCCGTCACCAATCGCGGGCTGGCGCCGGCCTATACGCTGGTTCTGGTCAACGGAAAGCGGCGTCATAATGGCGCGTTTCTCAACAATTCGACGACTGACACGTCAGGCGCGAACCCGGTCGATGTCGACCTGATCCCGACCAGCGCGATCGACCGGATCGAGGTGCTGAAGGATAGCGCCGCCGCCCAATATGGCACGGATGCGATCGCCGGGGTCATCAATATCCAACTGGCCGAGAAGGAAGGGCTGGGTGGCGATTTCACTTATGGCACGCTGTATGACGCCAATGGGAAGCCGGATAGCTGGAAGGGCACCATCCGCTATGGCACGAAGATCGGCGGCGATGGCGGCTTCCTGACGGTCAGCGGCGACATCCGCAAGCGCGGCGGGGCGTGGTGGAACCTGCCCGCGACCGACGCCAATATTTATGGCCTGCCATCGGGCCGCACCATCGATCAGGTGGTGGCGTCGAGTGGCCTGACCCGCGCGCAGGTGGAAGCCAATATCGCCGCCGCCAACGCCCGCAACGCGCAATGGAGCCGCGACGGCGCGCATAATGGCGATCCGCAGATCAAGGCGTTCAACCTCAGTTACAACGCCCAACTGCCGGTGACGGACAGCGCCACCCTCTACAGTTTCGGCACCTATGGCGAACGCGACGCCCAGATCGGCAACAATTTCCGCCGGCCCAACAGCACCGCCAATTTCACCGCCCTGTTCCCGGACGGCTATTATCCGCTCAACAATATCGACGAAACGGATTTCCAGTTCGTCGGCGGCCTGCGCGGTGTGCTGGCGGGGTGGGATTATGACCTTTCCTCCTCCTTTGGCCGCAACGCCAGCCGCCAGTTTTCCAAACTCTCGGTTCGTCCCTCGCTTGGCCCGGACAGCCCGACCTACTGGCCCAATCTCGCCAATTTCGAATTTCGCCAGTGGACCCATAATGTCGACCTGACGCGCGAGTTCGACATCGGTTTCGCCAAGCCGCTGCAAGTGTCGATCGGCGGCGAATATCGGCTCGACCGCTTTCGCACTTTCGCCGGTGATCCGCTCGCCTATCAACCCGCGACCTACAGCTTCCAGCCGGGCGACCAGCAATATGACTGGAATGTCGGCCGCGTCGCTTCCCCGGTGGTGCAGGGGGCGATCGTGCTGTCGCCCGCCGATGAGGCGGACATCAGCCGCAAAGTCTATGCCGGCTATATCGACCTTGGCCTCTATCCAACCGATGCCTGGTATATCGGCGCGGCGCTGCGGGCCGAACATTATAGCGACGGATCGGGCAGCCCGATCGGCCTGAAGCTCAACAGCCGCTATGAATTCAGCCCGGCGCTGGCCATTCGCGGCACCGTTGGCACCGGCTTCCGCGCGCCGTCGCTGACGCAGATCGGCTATGCCCAGACGGACGGGCGCACCTCCTCCTTCTTCAACGCCGAAACCGGCCAGACCGAATTGCGCCCGACCGTCGCCAAGCTGGTGACGGCGGACAGCACTGTCGGCAAGCTGCTGGGGGCGAAGCCGCTCAAGGCGGAAAAGACCTGGAATGCGGGCCTTGGCCTCGTGTTCACGCCGTTGCCGGCGCTGTCGGTGACGCTCGACGGCTATTATATCCGCATCAGGGACCGGATCGAGCGCACCGGCCGCCTGTTCGGCACTGGCATTTCCGCGATCCTGGCCGCCAATGGCCTGTCCGACATCGAACAGGCGGAATATTTCATCAATGCCGCCGATACCGAGACGACGGGTTTCGATCTGGTTGCCGATTATTCGACAGGGCTTGGCGATCTGGGCAAATTGAGCGTCACCTTCGCTTTCAACTATAGCAAGACGAAGGTGACGGACGTGGTCGCCACCCCGTCCCAACTGTTTGGCGCGAACGGCGCGTCGCTGCTGGGCGCTGGTTCGGTGTTCTTCGGCGGCGACAAGATCGGCGAACTGGAAGTGCTTCAGCCGCATACCAAGCTGGTCAGCACGCTGAACTGGAGCAAGGGCATTTTTGGCCTGAGCATCACCAACAGCCGCTACGGCAAATATACCCAGCGCACCGCTGCTGGCGACGATCGCCATTTCGGCGCGAAGATCATCACCGACGCCAGCATCAGCGCCAAAGTCACCGACTTCGCGACCCTGTCGGTCGGCGCGACCAATTTGTTCGACGTTCGCCCCGAAACCAACGGGCCGGGCAATCCCCAGACGGGCCAAGGCTATTATGGCCCGTCGCCCTTCAACCCCGCGGGCGGCTATTATTATGGGCGTATCGCTCTTGCTTTCTGA
- a CDS encoding citrate synthase: MSDNKANLTIGGASNDYAIMDGSVGPQVIDVRKLYANTGMFTYDPGFTSTASCESGLTYIDGDAGILLHRGYPIGQLAEQSSFMEVCYLLLNDELPSAKELADFTNTITRHTMVHEQLSAFFRGFRRDAHPMAIMCGVVGALSAFYHDSTDINDPEQRRIASHRLIAKMPTIAAMAYKYSVGQPFVYPRNDLSYTANFLRMTFSVPAEEYVVDPVVADAMDKIFILHADHEQNASTSTVRLAGSSGANPFACIAAGIACLWGPAHGGANEAALNMLREIGTVDRIPEYIARAKNKDDPFRLMGFGHRVYKNYDPRATVMQKTAKDVLEKLGVSDPIFDVAKELEQIALNDPYFIEKKLYPNVDFYSGVILSAIGFPTEMFTVLFALARTVGWVAQWNEMISDPAQKIGRPRQLYTGPTQRDYVPVDKR, translated from the coding sequence ATGTCGGATAATAAAGCCAATTTGACCATTGGGGGAGCAAGCAACGACTACGCCATCATGGATGGTTCCGTCGGGCCGCAGGTCATCGACGTTCGCAAGCTCTACGCCAACACCGGCATGTTCACCTATGATCCGGGCTTCACATCGACCGCCAGTTGCGAATCCGGCCTGACCTATATCGATGGCGATGCAGGCATCCTGCTGCACCGTGGCTATCCGATCGGCCAGCTTGCCGAACAGTCCAGCTTCATGGAAGTCTGCTATCTTCTGCTGAACGACGAACTGCCGTCGGCGAAGGAGCTGGCCGACTTCACCAACACGATTACGCGCCATACCATGGTGCATGAACAGCTCAGCGCCTTCTTCCGCGGCTTCCGTCGTGACGCGCATCCGATGGCGATCATGTGCGGCGTGGTCGGCGCGCTGTCGGCCTTCTATCATGACTCGACCGACATCAACGACCCGGAACAGCGCCGCATCGCGAGCCACCGCCTGATCGCCAAGATGCCGACGATCGCGGCGATGGCCTATAAATATTCGGTGGGTCAGCCCTTCGTCTATCCGCGCAACGACCTCAGCTACACCGCCAACTTCCTGCGCATGACCTTTTCGGTCCCGGCGGAAGAATATGTGGTCGATCCGGTCGTCGCCGATGCCATGGACAAGATTTTCATCCTGCACGCCGACCATGAGCAGAATGCATCGACCTCGACCGTGCGCCTGGCCGGCTCGTCGGGCGCCAACCCCTTTGCCTGCATCGCGGCGGGCATCGCCTGCCTGTGGGGTCCGGCGCATGGCGGCGCCAACGAAGCGGCGCTCAACATGCTGCGTGAAATCGGCACCGTCGACCGCATCCCGGAATATATCGCCCGTGCCAAGAACAAGGACGATCCGTTCCGGCTGATGGGCTTTGGCCACCGCGTCTACAAAAATTACGATCCGCGCGCGACCGTGATGCAAAAGACGGCCAAGGACGTGCTGGAGAAGCTGGGCGTCAGCGACCCGATTTTCGACGTGGCCAAGGAACTGGAGCAGATCGCGCTCAACGATCCGTACTTCATCGAAAAGAAGCTCTACCCCAATGTCGACTTCTATTCGGGCGTGATCCTGTCGGCCATCGGCTTCCCCACCGAAATGTTCACCGTTCTCTTCGCGCTCGCCCGCACCGTCGGCTGGGTCGCGCAGTGGAACGAAATGATTTCGGACCCAGCGCAGAAGATCGGCCGTCCGCGTCAGCTCTACACCGGCCCGACGCAGCGCGATTACGTCCCGGTGGACAAGCGCTGA
- the gltX gene encoding glutamate--tRNA ligase, producing the protein MSKNMTGSATGMNKQVVTRFAPSPTGFLHIGGARTALFNWLFARHHGGKFLLRVEDTDRARSTEEAVAAIFDGLEWLGLGGDEPAVFQFERTPRHAEVASQLLAAGHAYRCYATPEELAELREQQRAAKQPMRYDGRWRDRDASEAPEGAPFVIRIKAPREGETVIEDAVQGRVVVQNAELDDMILLRSDGTPTYMLAVVVDDHDMGVTHVIRGDDHLNNAFRQLAIIKAMNWEEPIYAHIPLIHGSDGAKLSKRHGALGVDAYRDEMGMLPEAVLNYLLRLGWGHGDEEIIPIARAIELFDIGGVGRSPSRFDIKKLENLNGHYLREADDARLAALVAPRVESRLDTQLTDGQRDILTQAMASLKPRAKTLNEIAEGAEFLFKNCPLDFDEKASALLDDSARALLAKTADALQPVQSWTVEAIEDAIRRVAEDAGLGLGKVAQPLRAALTGRTVSPGIFDVLFLLGKEESLERLTVAGHATAG; encoded by the coding sequence ATGTCAAAGAATATGACGGGAAGTGCAACGGGAATGAACAAGCAGGTGGTGACCCGTTTCGCCCCGTCGCCGACCGGCTTCCTGCATATCGGCGGCGCCCGCACCGCCCTGTTCAACTGGCTGTTCGCGCGTCACCATGGCGGAAAGTTCCTGCTCCGCGTCGAGGATACCGACCGTGCCCGCTCGACCGAGGAAGCCGTGGCTGCGATCTTCGATGGTCTGGAGTGGCTGGGTCTGGGCGGTGACGAGCCGGCGGTGTTCCAGTTCGAACGCACCCCGCGCCACGCCGAGGTCGCCAGTCAGTTGCTCGCCGCCGGCCACGCCTATCGTTGCTACGCGACCCCGGAGGAACTGGCGGAGTTGCGCGAACAGCAGCGCGCCGCCAAGCAGCCGATGCGCTATGACGGCCGCTGGCGCGATCGCGATGCGTCAGAGGCGCCCGAAGGCGCGCCCTTCGTCATCCGCATCAAGGCGCCGCGCGAAGGCGAAACCGTGATCGAGGATGCCGTGCAGGGCCGCGTCGTCGTCCAGAATGCCGAACTGGACGATATGATCCTGCTGCGGTCCGACGGTACCCCAACCTATATGTTGGCTGTCGTGGTGGACGATCATGACATGGGCGTGACCCATGTCATTCGCGGCGACGACCATCTCAACAATGCCTTCCGTCAACTTGCCATCATCAAGGCGATGAACTGGGAAGAACCGATCTACGCGCATATCCCGCTGATTCACGGGTCGGACGGCGCGAAGCTGTCCAAGCGGCATGGCGCGCTTGGGGTCGACGCCTATCGTGACGAGATGGGGATGCTGCCCGAAGCGGTGCTGAACTATCTGCTGCGACTGGGCTGGGGCCATGGCGACGAGGAGATCATCCCGATCGCGCGCGCCATCGAACTGTTCGACATTGGCGGCGTTGGCCGCTCGCCATCGCGCTTCGACATCAAGAAGCTGGAGAATCTCAACGGCCATTATCTGCGCGAGGCCGACGATGCCCGTCTGGCCGCACTGGTGGCGCCGCGCGTCGAGTCGCGTCTCGATACGCAACTGACCGACGGACAGCGGGACATTTTGACCCAGGCAATGGCTTCGTTAAAGCCGCGAGCCAAAACCCTTAATGAAATTGCCGAGGGCGCGGAATTTCTGTTCAAAAATTGCCCGCTGGATTTTGACGAAAAGGCGTCGGCTCTGCTAGACGACTCCGCGCGCGCGCTGCTGGCCAAGACAGCCGACGCTCTCCAGCCCGTCCAGTCCTGGACGGTCGAAGCGATCGAAGACGCAATACGCCGCGTGGCGGAGGATGCCGGCCTGGGACTGGGCAAGGTGGCGCAACCGCTGCGGGCGGCGCTTACCGGCCGCACGGTCTCGCCGGGCATTTTCGATGTCCTCTTCCTTCTGGGGAAAGAGGAGAGCTTGGAACGGCTGACCGTTGCAGGGCACGCAACGGCCGGTTGA
- a CDS encoding LLM class flavin-dependent oxidoreductase, which produces MTQRQLKLGLVPTGVGGPGDSNRWLDTDIPVDASVNIDWYVDVARQAEAAKFDLIFIVDSQFITADSPPHYLNRLEPLTLLSALATATSRIGLVGTLTTSYNDPFNLARRFASLDLISKGRAGWNVVTSGDAGTAGNFSLPEHFDYDTRYRRAVEFLDVARGLWSSWEEGALVRDRATGQFLDADKLHRLGHDGEFFQVRGPLNIQRSPQGEPVIFQAGDSDQGRDLGATIADAIFTHAATIEQGQAFYADLKARAARQGRDPEQIVILPGFFVYVGDTDEEARAIERHYRSVDQNFDQTLAEFGRPFGWHDFRQYDPDAPFPVAALEAAKNSFYTQAKKITDQAVAEGWTLRQTVERVRAGRGSPFVGSAETVANEIQRWFEGRALDGLNVHLGHPSQFRRFVEEVVPILQARGLFRTDYEADTLRGNLGLSIPASRHQRADSRRDAA; this is translated from the coding sequence ATGACCCAACGCCAACTCAAGCTCGGCCTCGTTCCCACCGGCGTCGGCGGCCCCGGCGACAGCAATCGCTGGCTGGATACCGACATTCCGGTCGATGCCAGCGTCAATATCGACTGGTATGTCGATGTTGCCCGGCAGGCGGAGGCCGCGAAGTTCGACCTCATATTCATTGTCGACAGCCAGTTCATCACCGCCGATTCGCCACCCCATTATCTCAACCGGCTGGAGCCGCTTACCCTGCTGTCGGCGCTGGCGACGGCGACCAGCCGGATCGGTCTGGTCGGCACGCTGACCACCTCCTATAATGATCCCTTCAACCTCGCCCGCCGCTTCGCCTCGCTCGACCTGATCAGCAAGGGGCGCGCGGGCTGGAATGTCGTCACCAGCGGCGACGCCGGAACCGCGGGAAATTTCAGTCTGCCGGAACATTTCGACTATGACACGCGCTATCGCCGCGCCGTCGAGTTTCTGGACGTGGCGCGCGGCCTCTGGTCGAGTTGGGAGGAAGGCGCGCTGGTCCGCGACCGCGCGACCGGCCAGTTCCTGGATGCAGACAAGCTGCACCGGCTGGGTCATGACGGCGAATTTTTCCAGGTGCGGGGGCCGCTCAACATCCAGCGTTCGCCGCAGGGCGAGCCGGTGATTTTCCAGGCGGGCGACAGCGATCAGGGGCGTGATCTGGGCGCGACGATCGCCGACGCCATCTTCACCCATGCCGCGACGATCGAACAGGGACAGGCCTTCTACGCCGACCTGAAGGCGCGGGCAGCGCGACAGGGGCGCGACCCTGAACAGATCGTCATCCTCCCCGGATTTTTCGTCTATGTCGGCGACACCGATGAAGAGGCGCGCGCGATCGAGCGTCATTATCGCAGCGTCGACCAGAATTTCGATCAGACGCTGGCCGAATTCGGCCGTCCATTCGGCTGGCATGACTTTCGCCAATATGATCCCGACGCGCCTTTCCCGGTCGCGGCGCTGGAGGCGGCGAAGAACAGCTTCTATACTCAGGCGAAGAAGATCACCGATCAGGCCGTGGCCGAAGGCTGGACCCTGCGCCAGACGGTGGAGCGGGTCCGGGCAGGGCGCGGCAGCCCCTTCGTCGGATCGGCGGAAACGGTCGCGAATGAAATCCAGCGCTGGTTCGAGGGGCGGGCGCTGGACGGCCTCAACGTCCATCTGGGGCACCCGTCCCAGTTCCGTCGCTTCGTTGAGGAAGTGGTGCCGATCCTTCAGGCGCGCGGCCTGTTCCGCACCGACTATGAGGCGGATACGCTGCGCGGCAATCTGGGCCTTTCCATCCCTGCCAGCCGCCATCAGCGGGCCGACAGCCGGCGCGATGCCGCTTGA